One Kitasatospora sp. NBC_01266 genomic window carries:
- a CDS encoding ABC transporter ATP-binding protein, which produces MTVLAEELPDEELPDREPAVEVDEEIPVPPGASTALLRSLLAPHRGRAVGAMLMILLQQAALQSGPLLVALAMDQGIPALRRHDSGPLIAVTAGYLGCAALSTLLQRAFIRITGRLNQDVLLELRTRIFRHAQRLGLDFHERYTSGRIISRGTSDVDALRELLNEGLQELLAVFLSVCYIAVILLVMDWRLGLLALSSVLPMALLVRMFRRRSSRVYRTSRTAVASVIVRFTETMNGIRPVQAFRREEANLAAFGEVNQQYADANANGLLEMARYVGYSRATANLWVTVVVLVGAYLVTDGSLEVGVLTGFVLYLRRLYDPIDQLAMFLNSYQSAAAALEKIAGLLAHEPSVADPATPVPLPAAAGTGRTVTFTDTAFAYRTGKVVLPAFSLTLPAGRTTAIVGATGAGKSTLAKLLARFYDPTQGGIALDGVDLRDLSSAELRRGIVMVTQESFLFSGTVAENIAVGRPDASRTEIEAAAKAIGAHDFITALPDGYDTDVRKRGGRISAGQRQLVAFARALLADPAVLILDEATSSLDIPGEQAVQRAMRTVLAGRTAVIIAHRLSTVEIADRVLVMESGRIIEDGTPAELIAGSGRFATLHTAWRESLV; this is translated from the coding sequence ATGACCGTGCTTGCCGAAGAACTGCCCGACGAGGAACTGCCCGACCGGGAACCGGCCGTGGAGGTCGACGAGGAGATCCCGGTCCCGCCCGGCGCCTCCACCGCGCTGCTGCGCTCGCTGCTGGCTCCGCACCGCGGCCGGGCGGTGGGCGCGATGCTGATGATCCTGCTGCAGCAGGCCGCCCTGCAGTCCGGCCCGCTGCTGGTGGCGCTCGCCATGGACCAGGGCATCCCCGCGCTGCGCCGGCACGACAGCGGCCCGCTGATCGCCGTCACCGCCGGCTACCTGGGCTGCGCGGCGCTGAGCACCCTGCTGCAGCGCGCCTTCATCCGGATCACCGGACGGCTCAACCAGGACGTGCTGCTCGAACTGCGCACCCGGATCTTCCGGCACGCCCAGCGGCTCGGCCTGGACTTCCACGAGCGCTACACCTCGGGCCGGATCATCTCCCGCGGCACCAGCGATGTGGACGCGCTGCGCGAACTGCTCAACGAGGGCCTGCAGGAGCTGCTCGCGGTCTTCCTGTCGGTCTGCTACATCGCGGTCATCCTGCTGGTGATGGACTGGCGGCTGGGGCTGCTGGCGCTCAGCTCGGTGCTGCCGATGGCCCTGCTGGTGCGGATGTTCCGGCGCCGCAGCTCGCGGGTCTACCGCACCTCGCGGACCGCGGTCGCCTCGGTGATCGTGCGCTTCACCGAGACGATGAACGGCATCCGCCCGGTGCAGGCGTTCCGCCGCGAGGAGGCCAACCTGGCCGCGTTCGGCGAGGTCAACCAGCAGTACGCGGACGCCAACGCCAACGGGCTGCTGGAGATGGCGCGTTACGTCGGGTACTCGCGGGCCACCGCGAACCTGTGGGTGACCGTGGTGGTGCTGGTCGGGGCCTATCTGGTCACCGACGGCAGCCTGGAGGTGGGCGTCCTCACCGGCTTCGTGCTCTACCTGCGGCGGCTCTACGACCCGATCGACCAGCTGGCGATGTTCCTGAACAGCTACCAGTCGGCGGCGGCGGCGCTGGAGAAGATCGCCGGCCTGCTCGCCCACGAGCCCTCGGTCGCCGACCCCGCCACCCCGGTGCCGCTGCCCGCCGCCGCCGGAACCGGCCGCACCGTCACCTTCACCGACACCGCGTTCGCCTACCGCACCGGCAAGGTGGTACTGCCCGCCTTCTCGCTCACCCTGCCGGCCGGCCGGACCACCGCGATCGTCGGTGCCACCGGCGCCGGCAAGTCCACCCTGGCCAAGCTGCTCGCCCGGTTCTACGACCCGACCCAGGGCGGGATCGCCCTGGACGGGGTCGACCTGCGCGACCTGTCCTCGGCCGAGCTGCGGCGCGGCATCGTGATGGTCACCCAGGAGTCCTTCCTCTTCTCGGGCACCGTCGCGGAGAACATCGCCGTCGGCCGGCCCGACGCCTCACGCACCGAGATCGAGGCGGCGGCGAAGGCGATCGGCGCCCATGACTTCATCACCGCGCTGCCCGACGGCTACGACACCGACGTGCGCAAGCGCGGCGGCCGGATCTCCGCCGGGCAGCGGCAGTTGGTCGCCTTCGCGCGCGCCCTGCTGGCCGACCCCGCCGTGCTGATCCTGGACGAGGCCACCTCCTCGCTGGACATCCCGGGCGAGCAGGCCGTGCAGCGCGCCATGCGCACGGTGCTCGCGGGCCGCACAGCGGTGATCATCGCGCACCGCCTGTCGACCGTGGAGATCGCCGACCGCGTCCTGGTCATGGAGTCCGGCCGCATCATCGAGGACGGCACCCCGGCCGAACTGATCGCCGGCAGCGGGCGTTTCGCGACCCTGCACACGGCCTGGCGGGAGAGCCTGGTCTAA
- the treS gene encoding maltose alpha-D-glucosyltransferase, with protein MIVNEPVHDTFADTEKKDLDPEWFKRAVFYEVLVRSFQDSNGDGVGDLKGLTAKLDYLQWLGIDCLWLPPFFASPLRDGGYDVADYKSVLPEFGDLADFVEFVDAAHKRGMRVIIDFVMNHTSDQHPWFQASRNDPEGPYGDFYVWADDDKQYPDARIIFVDTESSNWTYDPVRKQYFWHRFFSHQPDLNYDNPRVQEEMIAGLRFWLDLGIDGFRLDAVPYLFAREGTNCENLPETHEFLQRVRKEIDADYPDTVLLAEANQWPEDVVDYFGDFGSGGDECHMAFHFPVMPRIFMAVRRESRYPVSEILAKTPTIPGGCQWGIFLRNHDELTLEMVTDEERDYMYAEYAKEPRMRANVGIRRRLAPLLENDRNQIELFTALLLSLPGSPVLYYGDEIGMGDNIWLGDRDGVRTPMQWTPDRNAGFSSADPGRLSLPPIMDPVYGYQVTNVEAQQSSSSSLLHWTRRMIEIRKLNPAFGLGTYTELPSSNPAVLAFVREHQGDLVMCVNNFSRFPQPTELDLRQYGGRYPVELIGGVRFPSIGEWPYLLTLAGHGFYWFQLRRPGAQ; from the coding sequence GTGATTGTGAACGAGCCCGTCCACGACACCTTCGCGGACACCGAGAAGAAGGACTTGGACCCGGAGTGGTTCAAGCGTGCGGTCTTCTACGAGGTGCTGGTGCGGTCCTTCCAGGACAGCAACGGCGACGGTGTGGGTGACCTCAAGGGGCTCACCGCGAAGCTCGACTACCTCCAGTGGCTCGGCATCGACTGCCTCTGGCTGCCGCCGTTCTTCGCCTCCCCGCTGCGCGACGGCGGCTACGACGTGGCCGACTACAAGTCGGTGCTGCCCGAGTTCGGCGACCTGGCCGACTTCGTGGAGTTCGTGGACGCCGCCCACAAGCGCGGCATGCGGGTGATCATCGACTTCGTGATGAACCACACCAGCGACCAGCACCCGTGGTTCCAGGCCTCCCGCAACGACCCCGAGGGCCCCTACGGCGACTTCTACGTCTGGGCGGACGACGACAAGCAGTACCCCGACGCCCGGATCATCTTCGTCGACACCGAGAGCTCCAACTGGACCTACGACCCGGTGCGCAAGCAGTACTTCTGGCACCGGTTCTTCTCCCACCAGCCGGACCTGAACTACGACAACCCGCGGGTCCAGGAGGAGATGATCGCGGGGCTGCGGTTCTGGCTGGACCTCGGGATCGACGGGTTCCGGCTGGACGCGGTGCCGTACCTGTTCGCGCGCGAGGGCACCAACTGCGAGAACCTCCCGGAGACCCACGAGTTCCTCCAGCGGGTCCGCAAGGAGATCGACGCCGACTACCCCGACACCGTGCTGCTCGCCGAGGCCAACCAGTGGCCCGAGGACGTGGTCGACTACTTCGGCGACTTCGGCTCCGGCGGCGACGAGTGCCACATGGCCTTCCACTTCCCGGTGATGCCAAGGATCTTCATGGCGGTGCGCCGCGAGTCGCGCTACCCGGTCTCGGAAATCCTGGCCAAGACGCCGACCATCCCGGGCGGCTGCCAGTGGGGCATCTTCCTGCGCAACCACGACGAGCTGACCCTGGAGATGGTCACCGACGAGGAGCGCGACTACATGTACGCGGAGTACGCGAAGGAACCGCGGATGCGGGCCAACGTGGGCATCCGCCGCCGCCTCGCCCCGCTGCTGGAGAACGACCGCAACCAGATCGAGCTCTTCACCGCGCTGCTGCTCTCGCTGCCCGGCTCCCCGGTGCTCTACTACGGCGACGAGATCGGCATGGGCGACAACATCTGGCTGGGGGATCGCGACGGGGTCCGTACCCCGATGCAGTGGACCCCCGACCGCAACGCGGGTTTCTCCTCCGCCGACCCGGGCAGGCTCAGTCTGCCGCCCATCATGGATCCGGTCTACGGATACCAGGTGACCAACGTCGAAGCGCAGCAGAGCAGTTCTTCGTCGCTGCTGCACTGGACCCGGCGGATGATCGAGATCCGCAAGCTCAATCCGGCCTTCGGGCTGGGAACTTACACCGAACTCCCGTCCAGCAACCCGGCCGTGCTGGCTTTCGTGCGCGAGCACCAGGGCGATCTGGTCATGTGCGTCAACAACTTCTCCCGCTTTCCCCAGCCCACCGAGCTGGATCTGCGGCAGTACGGCGGGCGCTATCCGGTCGAGTTGATCGGCGGGGTGCGGTTCCCGTCGATCGGCGAGTGGCCGTACCTGCTCACCCTGGCTGGGCACGGCTTCTACTGGTTCCAGCTGCGCAGGCCCGGCGCGCAGTAA
- a CDS encoding ABC transporter ATP-binding protein: MSENPEPPLPLPAAGPTRSTVRSLLRLRSYAYPIRWYLTGAVLAALVASAAVLVVPLVLGRIVDGPIGHHDQHALWPLIGLLLLLGAAEAGLFGLRRVLIARPLARVEATMRRDLYAKLQRLPVSFHDRWPSGQLLSRATSDMYTLRLFLAFPLVFLIVNSLTFLAGSVLMLSLDWRLGLIALVPAIPLVLLCVHFETRYSAAARTAQDQNGDLATVLEESVLGIRILKSFGRRRTMARQFAEQAERLRGTELRKARMLADLWALIVGLPEAALGTSLAVGAVLVAHDEMSTGTLVAFLSTALALRWPVESLGWLLAYSNEAGTAADRFFDVMDTAEQPPLAATDSAPDGDGIRFTGVRFRYPDAPADSADLLRGIDLHIRRGETMALVGATGSGKTTLTALLPRLYEATAGTITLDGQDLSRLPLPRLRELVAVAFEEPTLFSATVRENVLMGAPDAGPEPLARALAVAQADFVQQLPQGVDTEVGEQGLSLSGGQRQRLALARAVVGDPDFLVLDDPLSALDVHTEALVERALREVLTGTTALVVAHRPSTVLLADRVAVLAEGRILAVDTHQRLLENCPEYRELMSGESALEASVPR; this comes from the coding sequence ATGTCCGAGAACCCCGAACCCCCGCTGCCGCTGCCCGCCGCCGGACCCACCAGGTCCACGGTGCGCTCGCTGCTCAGGCTCAGGTCCTACGCCTACCCGATCCGCTGGTACCTGACCGGCGCGGTGCTCGCCGCCCTGGTCGCCTCCGCCGCGGTGCTGGTGGTGCCGCTGGTGCTGGGCCGGATCGTGGACGGGCCGATCGGCCACCACGACCAGCACGCACTGTGGCCGTTGATCGGCCTGCTCCTGCTGCTCGGCGCCGCCGAGGCCGGGCTGTTCGGCCTGCGCCGGGTGCTGATCGCCCGACCGCTGGCCAGGGTCGAGGCCACCATGCGCCGCGACCTGTACGCCAAGCTCCAGCGGTTGCCGGTCTCCTTCCACGACCGCTGGCCGTCCGGGCAGTTGCTCTCCCGGGCCACCTCGGACATGTACACCCTGCGCCTCTTCCTGGCCTTCCCGCTGGTCTTCCTGATCGTCAACTCGCTGACCTTCCTGGCCGGCTCGGTGCTGATGCTGAGCCTGGACTGGCGGCTCGGACTGATCGCCCTGGTCCCGGCCATCCCGCTGGTACTGCTCTGCGTGCACTTCGAGACCCGCTACTCGGCCGCCGCCCGCACCGCCCAGGACCAGAACGGCGACCTGGCCACCGTGCTCGAGGAGTCGGTGCTCGGCATCCGGATCCTCAAGTCCTTCGGGCGCCGGCGCACCATGGCCCGCCAGTTCGCCGAGCAGGCCGAGCGGTTGCGCGGCACCGAGCTGCGCAAGGCGCGGATGCTGGCCGACCTGTGGGCGCTGATCGTCGGCCTGCCCGAGGCGGCGCTGGGCACCTCGCTGGCGGTGGGCGCGGTGCTGGTCGCGCATGACGAGATGAGCACCGGCACCCTGGTCGCCTTCCTGTCCACCGCGCTGGCGCTGCGCTGGCCGGTCGAGTCGCTGGGCTGGCTGCTCGCCTACAGCAACGAGGCGGGGACGGCCGCCGACCGGTTCTTCGACGTGATGGACACCGCGGAGCAGCCCCCGCTCGCCGCCACCGACAGCGCGCCCGACGGCGACGGCATCCGCTTCACCGGCGTCCGCTTCCGCTACCCGGACGCGCCCGCCGACTCCGCCGACCTGCTGCGCGGCATCGACCTGCACATCCGGCGCGGCGAGACGATGGCGCTGGTCGGCGCCACCGGCAGCGGCAAGACCACGCTGACCGCGCTGCTCCCCCGGCTCTACGAGGCCACCGCCGGCACCATCACGCTGGACGGCCAGGACCTCAGCCGACTGCCGCTGCCACGACTGCGCGAGCTGGTCGCGGTCGCCTTCGAGGAGCCCACCCTGTTCTCCGCCACCGTGCGGGAGAACGTGCTGATGGGCGCGCCCGACGCGGGCCCCGAGCCGCTGGCGCGGGCCCTCGCGGTGGCCCAGGCCGACTTCGTCCAGCAGTTGCCGCAGGGCGTGGACACCGAGGTCGGTGAGCAGGGCCTGAGCCTGTCCGGCGGCCAGCGCCAACGCCTGGCACTGGCCCGCGCGGTGGTCGGCGACCCCGACTTCCTGGTCCTGGACGACCCGCTCTCCGCGCTGGACGTGCACACCGAGGCGCTGGTCGAGCGCGCCCTGCGCGAGGTGCTCACCGGCACCACCGCGCTGGTGGTGGCGCACCGGCCGAGCACCGTACTGCTCGCCGACCGGGTGGCGGTGCTGGCCGAGGGCCGGATCCTGGCCGTCGACACCCACCAGCGGTTGCTGGAGAACTGCCCCGAGTACCGCGAACTGATGTCCGGCGAGAGTGCGCTGGAAGCGAGTGTGCCCCGATGA
- the glgP gene encoding alpha-glucan family phosphorylase codes for MKAIRRFTVRTVLPEQLQPLHELALNLRWSWHPETRELFRSVDPGVWEAVGEDPVRLLGEVPAARLAALATDRRFLRRLGDLTDDLHDYLSGPRWYQSYEPLGGRPAAIAYFSPEYGIAAALPQYSGGLGILAGDHLKAASDLGVPLIGVGLFYRHGYFRQSLSRDGWQQERYPVLDPDELAVALLREPDGSACRVELTLPNGRTLAAQIWRAQVGRVPLLLLDSDLEANAATERDVTDRLYGGGSEHRLLQEMLLGIGGVRAVRAFCRLTGHPDPEVFHTNEGHAGFLGIERIRELVASATGPDFSSALEAVRAGTLFTTHTPVPAGIDRFDRDLVGRHFSGDAALRGVPVDQVLALGVENWPGGDPKLFNMAAMGLRLAQRANGVSTLHGEVSRAMFGALWPGFDAAEVPITSITNGVHAPTWIDPAVVRLGASEIGADRAEAAMSVGTAERWSGVEQIGDAEIWAIRRELRAQLVDEARRRLRAAWRQRGAGHAELGWTDAVLDPDVLTIGFARRVPSYKRLTLMLRDQDRLRGLLLHPTRPVQIVVAGKAHPADDGGKRLIQQLVAFADDPAVRHRIVFLPDYDMAMAKHLYPGCDVWLNNPLRPLEACGTSGMKAALNGCLNLSVLDGWWDEWYDGRNGWAIPTADGSGFDEDQRDDIEAAALYDLIEHQVAGTYYDRGGDNLPHRWIAMVRHTLITLGPKVLAGRMVREYVERLYTPAALAQRGLAGDGARQLAQWKARVRSAWPSVRVEHVDAAAEAAELGSAVALRVQVALGGLDPVDVEVQAVSGSVDESDLIRDAQTQTLKPVGGPDLAGCQRYEGTLELGRTGPFGYTVRVLPNHPLLASAAELGLVVLPAESAGMDAGVLR; via the coding sequence GTGAAGGCCATCCGCAGATTCACCGTCCGCACCGTCCTGCCCGAGCAACTCCAGCCGCTGCACGAACTCGCGCTCAATCTGCGCTGGTCGTGGCACCCCGAGACCCGGGAGCTGTTCCGCTCGGTCGACCCGGGAGTCTGGGAGGCCGTCGGCGAGGACCCGGTCCGGCTGCTCGGCGAGGTGCCGGCCGCCCGGCTCGCCGCGCTCGCCACCGACCGCCGCTTCCTGCGCCGACTCGGCGACCTCACCGACGACCTGCACGACTACCTGAGCGGGCCGCGCTGGTACCAGTCCTACGAGCCGCTCGGTGGACGCCCCGCGGCCATCGCCTACTTCTCGCCCGAGTACGGCATCGCCGCCGCGCTGCCGCAGTACTCCGGGGGCCTGGGCATCCTGGCCGGCGACCATCTGAAGGCCGCCAGTGACCTGGGCGTCCCGCTGATCGGCGTCGGGCTCTTCTACCGCCACGGCTACTTCCGCCAGTCGCTCTCCCGGGACGGCTGGCAGCAGGAGCGCTACCCCGTGCTCGACCCCGACGAGCTGGCGGTCGCCCTGCTGCGCGAGCCGGACGGGAGCGCCTGCCGGGTCGAGCTCACGCTGCCCAACGGGCGCACCCTGGCCGCCCAGATCTGGCGGGCCCAGGTCGGCCGGGTCCCGCTGCTGCTGCTCGACTCCGATCTGGAGGCGAACGCGGCCACCGAGCGGGACGTCACCGACCGCCTGTACGGCGGTGGCAGCGAGCACCGGCTGCTGCAGGAGATGCTGCTGGGGATCGGCGGCGTGCGGGCGGTGCGGGCGTTCTGCCGGCTCACCGGACACCCGGACCCCGAGGTCTTCCACACCAACGAGGGGCATGCCGGCTTCCTCGGGATCGAGCGGATCCGGGAGCTGGTGGCCTCCGCCACCGGACCCGACTTCTCCAGCGCGCTGGAGGCCGTCCGGGCCGGCACCCTGTTCACCACCCACACCCCGGTCCCGGCCGGCATCGACCGGTTCGACCGGGACCTGGTGGGCCGTCACTTCAGCGGTGACGCGGCGCTGCGCGGCGTCCCGGTCGACCAGGTGCTCGCGCTCGGCGTGGAGAACTGGCCGGGTGGCGACCCCAAGCTCTTCAACATGGCCGCCATGGGCCTGCGGCTGGCCCAGCGCGCGAACGGCGTGAGCACCCTGCACGGCGAGGTCAGCCGCGCGATGTTCGGCGCCCTGTGGCCGGGCTTCGACGCCGCCGAGGTGCCGATCACCTCGATCACCAACGGCGTGCACGCGCCCACCTGGATCGACCCGGCGGTGGTGCGGCTGGGCGCTTCGGAGATCGGCGCCGACCGGGCCGAGGCCGCGATGTCGGTGGGCACCGCCGAGCGCTGGAGCGGCGTCGAGCAGATCGGTGACGCGGAGATCTGGGCGATCCGCCGCGAGCTGCGCGCGCAGCTGGTGGACGAGGCGCGCCGGCGGCTGCGGGCCGCCTGGCGCCAGCGCGGCGCCGGGCACGCGGAGCTGGGCTGGACCGACGCGGTGCTCGACCCCGACGTGCTGACCATCGGCTTCGCCCGGCGGGTCCCCTCGTACAAGCGCCTCACCCTGATGCTGCGCGACCAGGACCGGCTGCGCGGCCTGCTGCTGCATCCCACCCGCCCGGTGCAGATCGTGGTCGCGGGCAAGGCCCACCCGGCGGACGACGGCGGCAAGCGGCTGATCCAGCAGCTCGTCGCCTTCGCGGACGACCCGGCGGTGCGCCACCGGATCGTCTTCCTGCCGGACTACGACATGGCGATGGCCAAGCACCTCTACCCCGGCTGCGACGTCTGGCTGAACAACCCGCTGCGCCCGCTGGAGGCCTGCGGCACCTCGGGGATGAAGGCCGCGCTGAACGGCTGCCTCAACCTCTCGGTGCTGGACGGCTGGTGGGACGAGTGGTACGACGGCCGCAACGGCTGGGCGATCCCGACCGCCGACGGCTCGGGCTTCGACGAGGACCAGCGCGACGACATCGAGGCCGCCGCCCTCTACGACCTGATCGAGCATCAGGTCGCGGGCACCTACTACGACCGGGGCGGTGACAACCTGCCGCACCGCTGGATCGCGATGGTCCGGCACACCCTGATCACCCTCGGCCCCAAGGTGCTGGCCGGCCGGATGGTCCGCGAGTACGTGGAGCGGCTCTACACCCCCGCCGCGCTCGCCCAGCGCGGCCTCGCGGGTGACGGCGCCCGGCAGCTCGCGCAGTGGAAGGCCCGGGTGCGGTCCGCCTGGCCGTCCGTCCGGGTCGAGCACGTCGACGCCGCGGCGGAGGCCGCCGAGCTCGGCTCCGCGGTGGCGCTGCGGGTGCAGGTGGCGCTGGGCGGCCTGGACCCGGTGGACGTCGAGGTCCAGGCGGTCTCGGGGTCGGTGGACGAGAGCGACCTGATCCGGGACGCGCAGACCCAGACCCTCAAGCCGGTGGGCGGTCCCGACCTGGCCGGCTGCCAACGCTACGAGGGCACCCTGGAGTTGGGCCGCACCGGGCCGTTCGGCTACACGGTGCGGGTGCTGCCGAACCACCCGCTGCTGGCGTCGGCGGCGGAGCTGGGGCTGGTGGTGCTGCCCGCGGAGTCGGCGGGAATGGACGCGGGGGTGCTGCGGTAG
- a CDS encoding alpha-1,4-glucan--maltose-1-phosphate maltosyltransferase codes for MIGRIPVLDVAPLVDGGRRPARAVVGETFLVTATVFREGHDAVNANVVLRDPRGRGGAWIPMRELAPGTDRWGAEVTPTAEGRWSYSVEAWSDPVATWQHTAAVKLPAGQDVELTLEEGALLLERAAAGVPKRDGRAEVLRAVQALRDPALPPLSRLAAALAPAVTEPLTRHPLRELVTASTALPLRVERQRALYGSWYEFFPRSEGATLEPPSLPGTGQEGPTRSGTFRTAAQRLPAIAAMGFDVLYLPPVHPIGLAYRKGPNNTLTPGPEDVGSPWAIGSPEGGHDAIHPDLGTIEDFDAFVARATELGLEIALDFALQASPDHPWVNKHPEWFSHRIDGTIAYAENPPKKYQDIYPINFDQDFDGLVIETLRLLRHWMGHGVRIFRVDNPHTKPVHFWEKVIGEINRTDPDVVFLAEAFTRPAMMHTLAKIGFQQSYTYFTWRNSKQELTEYLTELTGPAAAYMRPNFFANTPDILPRHLQHQGLSAFAVRAVLAATLSPSYGVYAGFEFAESTPAGRDTEEYLDSEKYQLRPRDWTRTDTLAPLLTTLNRLRREHPALQELRNLSFLPTDNDRIIAYTKQTGTDQVIVVVNLDPHHPQEATVTLPSDEQLIVDDELLGASYTWHRHNYVRLDPSTAPAHLLTVRRTSL; via the coding sequence ATGATCGGCCGGATCCCCGTCCTGGACGTCGCCCCGCTGGTGGACGGCGGCCGTCGCCCGGCCCGCGCGGTGGTCGGCGAGACCTTCCTGGTCACCGCCACCGTCTTCCGCGAGGGCCACGACGCGGTCAACGCCAACGTGGTGCTGCGCGACCCGCGCGGGCGCGGCGGCGCCTGGATCCCGATGCGCGAGCTGGCCCCCGGCACCGACCGCTGGGGCGCCGAGGTCACCCCGACGGCCGAAGGCCGGTGGAGCTACAGCGTGGAGGCCTGGAGCGACCCGGTGGCCACCTGGCAGCACACCGCCGCCGTCAAGCTCCCGGCCGGCCAGGACGTCGAACTCACCCTGGAGGAGGGCGCGCTGCTGCTGGAGCGGGCCGCCGCCGGGGTGCCGAAGCGGGACGGCCGCGCCGAGGTGCTCAGGGCCGTGCAGGCGCTGCGCGACCCGGCGCTGCCACCGCTCTCCCGCCTCGCCGCCGCTCTGGCGCCCGCGGTGACCGAGCCGCTGACCCGCCATCCGCTGCGCGAGCTGGTCACCGCCTCCACCGCGCTGCCGCTGCGGGTCGAGCGGCAGCGGGCGCTGTACGGATCCTGGTACGAGTTCTTCCCGCGCTCCGAGGGCGCCACCCTGGAGCCTCCCTCCTTGCCCGGCACCGGGCAGGAGGGGCCCACGCGATCCGGTACCTTCCGCACGGCGGCGCAGCGGCTGCCGGCGATCGCGGCGATGGGCTTCGACGTGCTCTACCTGCCGCCGGTGCATCCGATCGGCCTGGCCTACCGCAAGGGCCCCAACAACACGCTGACCCCGGGGCCCGAGGACGTCGGCTCGCCGTGGGCGATCGGCTCGCCGGAGGGCGGCCACGACGCGATCCACCCGGACCTGGGCACCATCGAGGACTTCGACGCCTTCGTCGCCCGGGCCACCGAGCTGGGGCTGGAGATCGCGCTCGACTTCGCGCTGCAGGCCTCCCCCGACCACCCCTGGGTCAACAAGCACCCCGAGTGGTTCAGCCACCGGATCGACGGGACCATCGCCTACGCCGAGAACCCGCCGAAGAAGTACCAGGACATCTACCCGATCAACTTCGACCAGGACTTCGACGGCCTGGTGATCGAGACCCTGCGGCTGCTGCGCCACTGGATGGGCCACGGCGTGCGGATCTTCCGGGTCGACAACCCGCACACCAAGCCGGTGCACTTCTGGGAGAAGGTCATCGGCGAGATCAACCGGACCGACCCGGACGTCGTCTTCCTGGCCGAGGCCTTCACCCGGCCGGCCATGATGCACACCCTGGCGAAGATCGGCTTCCAGCAGTCGTACACCTACTTCACCTGGCGCAACAGCAAGCAGGAACTCACCGAGTACCTCACCGAGCTGACCGGCCCGGCGGCGGCCTACATGCGGCCCAACTTCTTCGCCAACACGCCGGACATCCTGCCCCGGCACCTGCAGCACCAGGGGCTGAGCGCCTTCGCCGTGCGCGCGGTGCTGGCCGCCACCCTCTCGCCCAGCTACGGCGTCTACGCCGGCTTCGAGTTCGCCGAGTCCACGCCGGCCGGCCGGGACACCGAGGAGTACCTGGACAGCGAGAAGTACCAGCTGCGCCCGCGCGACTGGACCCGCACCGACACCCTCGCCCCGCTGCTCACCACCCTCAACCGGCTGCGCCGCGAGCACCCCGCCCTCCAGGAGCTGCGCAACCTCAGCTTCCTGCCCACCGACAACGACCGGATCATCGCCTACACCAAGCAGACCGGCACCGACCAGGTGATCGTCGTCGTCAACCTCGATCCGCACCACCCGCAGGAAGCAACCGTCACCCTCCCGAGTGACGAGCAGCTCATCGTGGACGACGAGCTGCTCGGCGCGAGCTACACCTGGCACCGCCACAACTACGTCCGGCTCGATCCCTCAACGGCGCCGGCCCACCTCCTCACGGTTCGGAGGACCTCCCTGTGA